The sequence below is a genomic window from Rhodococcus sp. 4CII.
CTGTGGGAAGACCGCGCCCTGGTCGAGCCGAACCGCGCCGTCATCCACAACTTCCGCGCTGCCAGGGTCATCATGGTTGACCACCACACAGTGGCCGCCCAGTTCATCGACCACGAAGCCCGTGAAGGACGCTCCTGTCCCACCGACTGGGCCTGGATCAACCCGCCGATGTCGGCCAGCCTGACCCCACCTACCACCGGCTTTTCGACTCGCCCGACCTGGCGGTCCGCCCCAATTTCGTCGTCCGACCGCCGGCTTCCAGGTGCCCGATGGCCACGTCGGAGTAATCCCCATGTACCGCTGCCATCACGCCGATCCGCGAACTTTAGAGCCCGATTGCAGACGCGTCCTGCGGGAACTCTTCTCCCGACTTACTCGAACGCACCGCACCGGGATCGCTCGGCCGACTCGGTGCCACCCGACCCCGTACATCTGTACCCGGAAAGCACGAAAATGGAGGTGGAAGTAATGGAAACCCTGCAACGAAAGATGGCCGGCCACGGCATCCTGATGATCTTCTCCACATTGATTGCGGGACTGGTCTTGTGGGCCAAGCTCCTCGGCGGATGGGAAGTCCGCCCCGGAAGGATCGTCAAGTTCGATGTGCCGGGAACGGACGAGGGGTGGGCTCGCGCCCACACCGGCCCCGCCCTCAACGGCATGATGGTGATCGCAGCCGCGTCGGTCATACCGCACACTGGGTTGAACACCACGACCGCTAAGCGTCTCGGATGGATCGTCGTCGCCGACGGTTGGGCCAATGTCCTGTTCTACTTCGCGTCGAACTTCACCGAGAATCGGTCGCTGAGTTTCGGACCGAACAAGCACGGCAAGCAGAACATCTTCTCGACCATCGGGCTGCTGCCTGCCTACGTTTTCGGTGTCCTCGTCACGGTCGCGATGCCGATCATCGGTTGGAAGGCCCTCAAGAACGCTAAGACCGCGGACAAGGTTCTCGAAAAGATCGGATAGCACCACGTTGGCGACCGCGCCCTCGGTCGCCGAGGCCGACGCTACTTCTAGCGCAGGTCATCGCTGGAGCTGAAGTGGGGTGCCGTCCGCAAACGGGTGGCACCCCCTTCTCCTCTACAGGTGGACACAGCAGGCGCGGCGAGTGCGCCATCCACCTTCCCCAGCACCGAACAAGACGGAGGCAACGATTGTCGTGGATCCCCTGACGACTTCATTGGTCAGCTTCAAATCCATCGGAGCGACACCCGGGGGCGAAAGCACCTTCGCGCAATCCTCCTACGCCGTCCTGTTTGCACCCCCCGGGTGGGATGCATCACCGGCTGACCGGCCAACTCGGACGTGTCGTCGCCGAATATGCGGACTGGACCGACCACGACATCCAGATCGTCGGATCACCCTCCATGATCCGCACCACCACGTACCGATTGATGGCAGCCGGCGTCGAGTCGAACGACATTCACCACGACCCACTGTACTGACACACCGCAGACGCCGATATCGAACCTGCGCAGTACTTCACTTTAATTGTCCAACAATCACTTTCGATTCATCGAGCAAGATACGGAGTAGGTCATGCTTTCTCAGGTCCGTCGGACTGTCGGTGGTGCCGCAATGGGCATCGCCCTGGTACTGACAGGAGCGGGCGGTCGGACAGGTTGACGTTCTTGCGGATCTGCGGCAGCCCGCCCCGGCACACATGGTTCTCGAATGCCGGTGTGGTGCGCAGTAACCGGATCACCCCCCGGCCGCCCGGCCGGGTCGTAGGCGGCGACGACCTGCGCCCACCGACGGCCGAACGCGCCGGCGAACCCCATCAGCAGCAACGCGGAATCGCGGTGCTCGTGGACGGAGAGCCCGTACGACATCGGCGGTCAACCGTTCAGGGTCGGACAACAAAACGTTCTAAATCGACTACAGGCACATGCTCATGCGTCTGACGCATCCGAAGGACGACGAG
It includes:
- the styC gene encoding styrene-oxide isomerase StyC yields the protein MQTRPAGTLLPTYSNAPHRDRSADSVPPDPVHLYPESTKMEVEVMETLQRKMAGHGILMIFSTLIAGLVLWAKLLGGWEVRPGRIVKFDVPGTDEGWARAHTGPALNGMMVIAAASVIPHTGLNTTTAKRLGWIVVADGWANVLFYFASNFTENRSLSFGPNKHGKQNIFSTIGLLPAYVFGVLVTVAMPIIGWKALKNAKTADKVLEKIG